One region of Parambassis ranga chromosome 21, fParRan2.1, whole genome shotgun sequence genomic DNA includes:
- the LOC114453785 gene encoding histamine N-methyltransferase A-like, whose amino-acid sequence MAAEAKEYSYKGSFVESFQVYLEQSGEHQAMLRCVNAVLPEEFKRIGADKKSLSVLGVGSGGGEMDVQLLSLLQSTLPAVPITADIVEGSCKLTDNFKALVAKTANLEKVTFDWHIINSEDYLKQVNVIGDAKKFDFIHMIQMIYYADDLERTIKFYHSLLKPNGRLMIIVVVGKGGWDTLWKAYEKELHVGPITQFHSSAEVVACLKNLGLKYDQHNIFHSFDITECFNPSSITGNQVLNFLTSREDFHQSLTPEIRAGIIDLLRNKCSTEKDGRVFFNDSFSCILVDP is encoded by the exons ATGGCAGCAGAAGCAAAGGAGTATTCTTACAAGGGCAGCTTTGTGGAAAGCTTCCAGGTCTACTTGGAACAATCGGGAGAGCACCAGGCCATGCTCCGGTGTGTTAATGCCGTCCTGCCAGAAGAGTTTAAAAG GATCGGAGCAGATAAAAAAAGCCTGAGCGTCCTTGGTGTTGGAAGCGGTGGAG GAGAGATGGACGTCCagcttctgtctctgctgcagtCTACATTGCCTGCTGTTCCTATCACTGCTGATATCGTGGAGGGCAGCTGTAAGCTAACTGACAACTTCAAAG CTTTGGTTGCAAAGACTGCAAACCTTGAGAAAGTCACATTTGATTGGCACATCATAAACAGCGAGGACTATTTGAAGCAGGTGAACGTAATAGGAGACGCGAAGAAATTTGACTTCATACATATGATTCAG ATGATCTACTATGCGGATGACCTTGAGAGAACAATAAAGTTTTACCACAGTCTTCTGAAACCTAACGGCAGACTTATGATCATTGTTGTAGTTG GAAAAGGAGGCTGGGACACCCTGTGGAAGGCTTACGAGAAGGAGCTGCACGTTGGCCCAATCACACAGTTCCACTCGTCAGCCGAAGTCGTGGCATGCCTGAAGAACCTGGGTCTGAAATACGACCAGCATAACATTTTCCACTCTTTCGACATCACCGAGTGCTTCAACCCGAGCAGCATCACAGGAAATCAAGTGCTCAATTTCCTGACAAGTAGAGAAGACTTCCACCAGTCCCTCACCCCGGAGATCAGAGCGGGTATCATAGACCTGCTCAGAAACAAGTGCAGCACTGAAAAAGATGGCAGGGTCTTCTTTAACGACAGTTTCAGTTGTATTCTTGTTGACCCTTGa
- the LOC114453784 gene encoding histamine N-methyltransferase A-like, with translation MAADEGSFVESFRVFLELSDKRRIGADKSSLSVLGVGSGGGELDIQMLSLLQSTLPAVPITADIMEGSSKLTDNFKVIAVQCTFDWHTLNSEDYAKQVIAKGDVKKFDFIFRYEKGLFAVLKVLYYVDDLERTIKFYHSLLKPNGRLICSCKKGGWDTLWKAYEKELHDGPVTHFYSSAEVVACLKNLGLKYEQHTFFPSCDITECFNPSSGTGKQLLYFMTSQEDFYQSFTPEIRAGMLDLLRNKCSTEKDGRVFFNDGFSCILVDP, from the exons ATGGCAGCAGACGAGGGCAGCTTTGTAGAAAGCTTCCGGGTCTTCTTGGAACTATCAGACAAGCGCAG GATCGGAGCAGATAAAAGCAGCCTGAGTGTCCTTGGTGTTGGAAGCGGTGGAG GAGAGCTGGACATCCAGATGCTATCTCTGCTGCAGTCTACACTCCCTGCTGTTCCTATCACTGCTGATATCATGGAGGGCAGCTCTAAGCTAACTGACAACTTCAAAG TCATTGCGGTGCAGTGCACATTTGATTGGCACACTTTAAACAGCGAGGACTATGCAAAGCAGGTGATCGCAAAGGGAGACGTGAAGAAATTCGACTTCATATTCAGGTATGAAAAAGGACTTTTCGCTGTGTTGAAG GTGCTCTACTATGTGGATGACCTTGAGAGAACAATAAAGTTTTACCACAGCCTTCTGAAACCTAATGGCAGACTTATCTGCTCTTGCA aAAAAGGAGGCTGGGATACCCTGTGGAAGGCTTACGAGAAGGAGCTGCATGATGGCCCCGTCACACACTTCTACTCATCAGCCGAAGTTGTGGCATGTCTGAAGAACCTGGGTCTGAAATATGAACAGCACACCTTTTTCCCTTCTTGCGACATCACCGAGTGCTTCAACCCAAGCAGCGGCACGGGAAAACAATTGCTCTATTTCATGACAAGTCAAGAAGACTTCTACCAGTCCTTCACCCCGGAGATCAGAGCGGGTATGTTAGACCTGCTCAGAAACAAGTGCAGCACTGAAAAAGATGGCAGGGTCTTCTTTAACGATGGTTTTAGTTGCATTCTTGTTGATCCTTGa